CACCTGGTGCACCAGCGTGGACGATCCGTCCGGATGGGTGTGCAGGACGGGCGCATCCAGGAAGGTGTGGGTGTGCCCGCCCAGCACGATGTCCAGACCGGGCACCTCGGTGGCCAGGCGGAGATCGCTGGGGCGGTCCCCCCGGTACTCGTGTCCCAGGTGGGACAGGCACACCACCAGGTCGCACGCTTCGTCGTGGCGGAGCACGTCCACGGCCTGCCGCGCGGCGGCCAGCGGATCGGTGTAGCGCACGCCTTCGTGGTTGTGGTCGAGCACCAGTCCCCGGAAGTCGATCCCGAGCCCGAAGATCCCGATGCGCAGGTCGTCGACCTCCCGGATCCGCCACGGCTCGACGTGTCGGGCCAGACGGGGATCGTCGATCTCGTAGTTGGCGCACACGAGCGGGAAACCGGCGTGCTCCAGCATCGACACCAGCCCGTCCACGCCGTTGTCGAACTCGTGGTTGCCGAGCGTGCTCATCGCGTAGCCCAGCTCGGTCATGGTGCGCATCTCCACCTCTCCCCCGAAGAGGTTG
This Gemmatimonadota bacterium DNA region includes the following protein-coding sequences:
- a CDS encoding metallophosphatase; translated protein: MRRRRFVRTLGTGAAGTLLLPAFARGQEARRLVLLHTNDTHSRIDPFPADGGPMSDLGGVARRASLVERIRAEEPNVLLLDSGDMVQGTAYFNLFGGEVEMRTMTELGYAMSTLGNHEFDNGVDGLVSMLEHAGFPLVCANYEIDDPRLARHVEPWRIREVDDLRIGIFGLGIDFRGLVLDHNHEGVRYTDPLAAARQAVDVLRHDEACDLVVCLSHLGHEYRGDRPSDLRLATEVPGLDIVLGGHTHTFLDAPVLHTHPDGSSTLVHQVGWGGVRLGRIDVTFEERGVVAVGGAGYTVGPRSV